From the Pseudarthrobacter sp. MM222 genome, one window contains:
- a CDS encoding rhomboid family intramembrane serine protease has protein sequence MSYGIPAAEPSAQIPVCPRHPDRPAYVRCQRCGRPACPDCQRAAAVGFQCVDCVNESRSTTPSVRTVYGGAVSTGRPMVTFLIIGLCALVYVLQWLVPDDGIYQNLAFATVYASPEFGVFEPWRMLTSAFLHSQGFILHIALNMYMLWMFGQALEPLLGRLRFLAVYLLSAFGGSVGYLLLTANYIPGQPVSGVVGASGAIFGLFGAMLVVQRHRGGDTRQLWVLIAINGVIGFLVPQIAWQAHLGGLVTGALCAAAIAYTPRGPRQGLLQAAGLMLVLVLLVAVSALRVANT, from the coding sequence ATGAGCTACGGAATTCCGGCGGCAGAGCCGTCCGCGCAGATCCCCGTGTGCCCCCGGCACCCGGACCGGCCCGCCTATGTGCGCTGCCAGCGATGCGGGCGCCCTGCGTGCCCCGACTGCCAGCGGGCGGCCGCCGTCGGATTCCAATGTGTTGACTGTGTCAACGAATCAAGAAGTACGACGCCGAGCGTCAGGACTGTCTACGGCGGTGCCGTGTCTACCGGCCGTCCGATGGTTACCTTCCTCATCATCGGGCTGTGCGCCCTGGTCTACGTACTCCAGTGGCTGGTCCCTGATGACGGGATCTATCAGAATCTGGCGTTTGCCACTGTCTATGCCAGCCCGGAGTTCGGGGTGTTCGAACCCTGGCGGATGCTGACGTCCGCCTTCCTGCATTCGCAGGGCTTCATCCTTCACATCGCGCTCAACATGTACATGCTGTGGATGTTCGGGCAGGCCTTGGAACCCCTTCTGGGCCGGCTCCGGTTCTTGGCGGTGTATCTGCTCTCGGCCTTCGGCGGATCCGTCGGCTACCTCCTGTTGACTGCCAACTACATCCCGGGCCAGCCGGTGAGCGGCGTGGTCGGTGCCTCCGGCGCCATCTTCGGCCTGTTTGGCGCCATGCTGGTGGTCCAGCGCCACCGCGGCGGTGATACCCGCCAACTCTGGGTGTTGATTGCCATTAACGGCGTCATCGGATTCCTCGTGCCGCAGATTGCTTGGCAGGCCCACCTGGGCGGACTGGTGACCGGCGCGCTTTGTGCAGCCGCTATCGCCTATACCCCCCGAGGCCCGCGGCAGGGGCTCCTGCAGGCAGCCGGCCTGATGCTGGTTCTTGTGCTGCTGGTGGCCGTCAGCGCCCTCCGAGTCGCCAACACCTGA
- a CDS encoding DNA-3-methyladenine glycosylase I, whose protein sequence is MTPGASNTIMGDDGLARPPWAAADPMLREYYDTEWGLPVRDEQGLYERISLEAFQAGLSWATILRKRPAFRAAFRNFDPDAVAAFGPPDVERLMLDAGIVRNRLKIQAAITNARATIALRDDGGLVDFVWQFQPQLTPSPTSHEQIPTTSPESIALSKALRKRGFAFVGPTTMFALMEAIGMVDTHLVDSHRRGSSGVWPR, encoded by the coding sequence ATGACTCCCGGTGCCAGCAATACGATCATGGGCGACGACGGACTCGCGCGCCCGCCCTGGGCGGCAGCCGACCCGATGCTGCGTGAGTACTATGACACGGAGTGGGGCCTGCCGGTCCGCGACGAACAAGGCCTCTACGAGCGGATCAGCTTGGAGGCGTTCCAGGCAGGGCTGTCCTGGGCCACTATTCTTCGGAAGCGTCCGGCCTTCCGCGCGGCTTTTCGGAACTTCGACCCCGATGCTGTCGCCGCGTTCGGACCGCCGGACGTGGAACGCCTAATGTTGGACGCGGGCATCGTGCGGAATCGGCTCAAGATCCAAGCGGCCATCACCAACGCCCGAGCCACAATCGCCCTCCGGGACGACGGCGGCCTGGTCGATTTCGTCTGGCAGTTCCAGCCGCAGTTGACGCCGTCGCCAACCTCGCACGAGCAGATCCCCACCACGTCCCCGGAGTCCATCGCGCTATCGAAGGCGTTGCGGAAAAGGGGCTTCGCCTTCGTTGGACCCACCACCATGTTCGCCCTGATGGAAGCCATAGGCATGGTGGACACCCATCTGGTCGACAGCCACCGGCGCGGCAGCTCCGGGGTCTGGCCGCGCTAA
- a CDS encoding class E sortase, translating into MQDKAAHGRARGTGTSAGITLLGELFLTAGVVLVLFLGWQLWWTNVESAAAQREVVKDFARQYNASSVQGDGPTVQGSPAAPSPGLKADHGPATVAPEPAAGATIGILYVPRFGADYSRPIVQGTGPAVLDSLGIGHYDGTAMPGAAGNFAVAGHRQTHGAVLDNIDALVPGDKIYVQTRDGFYVYVFRNSEIVLPDRTEVLLPVPAQPAAAPTESYLTMTSCNPRFGSQERFVAYARLEHWQPGTVGPPAEIAAQVQRTTREG; encoded by the coding sequence CTGCAGGACAAAGCCGCGCACGGCCGGGCCCGCGGTACCGGTACCTCCGCTGGCATCACCCTGCTGGGAGAGCTGTTTCTCACGGCGGGAGTTGTCCTCGTTCTATTTCTGGGATGGCAGCTCTGGTGGACAAACGTTGAATCCGCCGCGGCGCAGCGGGAAGTCGTCAAGGACTTTGCCCGGCAGTACAACGCCTCGTCCGTCCAGGGTGACGGTCCGACTGTCCAGGGAAGTCCAGCGGCGCCGTCGCCCGGCCTTAAGGCGGACCACGGCCCCGCAACCGTCGCGCCTGAACCGGCCGCCGGTGCGACGATCGGCATTCTGTATGTCCCGAGGTTTGGCGCGGACTACAGCCGGCCGATCGTGCAGGGGACGGGTCCGGCAGTGCTGGACTCCCTGGGGATCGGGCACTACGACGGGACCGCCATGCCCGGCGCGGCCGGAAATTTCGCAGTTGCCGGACACCGACAGACCCATGGTGCGGTGCTGGACAACATCGACGCCCTGGTTCCCGGCGACAAAATCTATGTCCAGACCCGGGACGGCTTCTACGTGTATGTATTCCGCAACAGCGAGATCGTCCTGCCCGACCGCACGGAGGTGTTGTTGCCCGTGCCCGCGCAGCCGGCGGCCGCCCCCACTGAAAGCTACCTCACCATGACCAGCTGCAATCCACGCTTCGGTTCCCAGGAACGCTTCGTAGCCTATGCCCGGCTGGAGCACTGGCAACCGGGAACGGTTGGCCCGCCGGCGGAAATAGCAGCCCAGGTCCAACGCACCACGCGGGAAGGTTGA
- a CDS encoding aminodeoxychorismate/anthranilate synthase component II: MSTTKILVVDNYDSFVYTLVGYLQELGAETTVVRNDDVTLAEAIEMAEARDGVLISPGPGAPADAGVCIELIKWCGSRSKPMLGVCLGHQALAEAYGGTVTHAPELMHGKTSLVEHHGSSVFAGIPSPFTATRYHSLAAVRGSIPEVLEITAETATGVVMGLQHRDAPLCGVQFHPESVLTEGGYQMLGNWLEILGMAGAAQRAAALSPLIKH, from the coding sequence ATGAGCACAACGAAGATCCTCGTCGTCGACAACTATGACAGCTTTGTTTACACCCTGGTGGGGTACCTCCAGGAGCTCGGCGCGGAGACGACAGTCGTCCGCAATGACGATGTGACCCTTGCCGAGGCCATTGAGATGGCGGAAGCGCGCGACGGCGTCCTCATCTCTCCGGGGCCGGGAGCCCCTGCGGATGCCGGCGTGTGCATTGAGCTGATTAAGTGGTGCGGCAGCCGCAGCAAGCCGATGTTGGGCGTATGCCTGGGACACCAGGCGCTGGCCGAGGCCTACGGCGGCACGGTAACTCACGCGCCGGAGTTAATGCACGGCAAGACTTCGCTCGTGGAGCATCACGGATCCAGCGTGTTCGCCGGTATCCCTTCCCCGTTCACCGCGACCCGCTACCACTCGCTGGCCGCCGTTCGCGGGAGCATCCCGGAGGTTCTGGAGATTACCGCGGAGACCGCCACCGGCGTCGTCATGGGGCTGCAACATCGCGACGCCCCCCTGTGCGGTGTCCAGTTCCATCCGGAGTCGGTACTCACCGAGGGCGGCTACCAGATGCTTGGCAACTGGTTGGAGATCCTGGGCATGGCGGGCGCGGCCCAGCGCGCGGCGGCACTGAGCCCGCTCATCAAGCACTGA
- a CDS encoding cell division protein CrgA, which produces MPESKPRKKIAREPQQASAVDRNKPNAVWFKPVMFGLMIIGLLWIITFYISEAAFPVGAWGSWNIVAGFGIAIVGFLMTTRWRS; this is translated from the coding sequence GTGCCCGAGTCGAAGCCGCGAAAAAAGATCGCCCGCGAGCCGCAGCAGGCTTCTGCCGTGGATCGCAACAAGCCCAACGCCGTCTGGTTCAAGCCAGTCATGTTCGGCCTGATGATCATCGGGCTCCTCTGGATCATCACCTTCTACATCAGCGAAGCCGCCTTCCCGGTCGGCGCATGGGGGTCCTGGAACATCGTGGCGGGCTTTGGCATCGCGATCGTGGGGTTCCTTATGACCACCCGCTGGCGCTCCTGA